The following are from one region of the Bactrocera oleae isolate idBacOlea1 chromosome 6, idBacOlea1, whole genome shotgun sequence genome:
- the LOC106627942 gene encoding heat shock protein 23-like, which produces MSSLPLILSLADDLSRLTPFYEPVFYTQWPAIKTSQNGRLRKLDKDLPLATIGKDGFQASMDVQQFKPSELSVKVVDDHIVVEGKHEEREDDHGYISRHFVRRYALPKGFKSDKVVSTLSSDGVLTVSVPKPAIEDKSNERVIQIQQTGPAHLNVKDNPEETTKEEKSKL; this is translated from the coding sequence CTTGGCTGATGACTTGAGCCGCTTGACACCATTCTACGAACCAGTGTTCTACACTCAGTGGCCAGCAATCAAAACTTCCCAAAATGGTCGTTTGCGCAAATTGGATAAAGATTTGCCATTAGCTACAATTGGAAAGGATGGGTTCCAAGCCAGTATGGATGTACAGCAGTTCAAGCCCAGTGAGTTGAGTGTGAAGGTGGTCGATGATCACATCGTGGTTGAGGGTAAACATGAGGAGCGTGAAGATGATCATGGTTACATCTCACGACACTTTGTCCGTCGTTACGCTTTGCCGAAAGGATTCAAGTCCGATAAAGTGGTTTCCACACTGTCTTCGGATGGCGTCTTAACAGTTAGTGTGCCAAAGCCAGCTATCGAGGATAAGTCCAACGAGCGTGTGATCCAAATTCAACAAACTGGACCAGCACATTTGAACGTAAAGGATAACCCTGAGGAGACTACCAAAGAAgagaaatcaaaattataa